In Nymphaea colorata isolate Beijing-Zhang1983 chromosome 3, ASM883128v2, whole genome shotgun sequence, a genomic segment contains:
- the LOC116249683 gene encoding protein NRT1/ PTR FAMILY 5.8-like, with amino-acid sequence MAITRRSWLNKSCILIIVVASVERFAYKGVAANLVSYLTDVLHESTSVAAKNINTWYGVTSMLPLVGALLADSYGDRYSTILASSLLYILGLASLSSWALLWTWFPKRKRSSSPLFLSLYLTSIGQGGYNPCLQAFGADQLEEEEDVLPRDSTEENTSTRSLFFQQWYFGICSGSLLGVIILSYVQDTFGWGIGFAIPAAAMMLSALCFSCGSPCYKRKQSKTEKPTGSMIDTIRAIGRKMMGRSLPLTANDEHLAELELQEKAPMVDNGRIGVLQTNTCKGIISGEDARIVLRLLPIWATCLMFAVVFQQPTTFFIKQGITMKRNIGRSFEIPPATLQSVITISIILLMPLYDPLLIPLIKRITGSEQGINTLQRICIGMFLSIMAMVIAAILENKRLQMQTFDNGTRVDIVHMSIFWLVPQYILLGISDVFTVVGMQEFFYSQVPSRMRTIGIALYTSVFGFGSFLSAILISMIELGTRMRGQRNWFSDDLSEARLDLYFWLLSLLSTLSMVLFISMSKYYSHKYALANNNCK; translated from the exons ATGGCTATAACAAGGAGATCATGGCTGAACAAGTCCTGCATTCTGATCATTG TTGTTGCCAGCGTTGAGAGGTTTGCATACAAGGGTGTGGCTGCCAATTTAGTGAGCTATCTTACTGATGTCTTGCACGAGAGCACCTCTGTAGCAGCAAAGAACATCAACACCTGGTATGGAGTTACCTCAATGCTTCCTCTTGTTGGTGCCCTACTTGCGGACTCTTATGGCGATCGGTACTCAACGATTCTGGCATCTTCTTTGCTTTATATATTG GGCCTTGCTTCGTTGTCTTCGTGGGCGCTTCTGTGGACTTGGTTTCCGAAGAGGAAAAGGTCATCTTCCCCTCTGTTTTTGTCTCTGTACTTGACATCTATAGGCCAAGGAGGTTATAATCCATGTCTCCAAGCCTTTGGCGCGGACCAAttggaagaagaggaagatgtgCTGCCTCGAGACAGTACTGAGGAGAACACTAGCACAAGGAGCTTGTTTTTCCAACAGTGGTATTTCGGCATCTGCAGTGGGAGTCTCCTAGGGGTTATCATACTGTCGTATGTACAAGACACTTTCGGCTGGGGCATCGGATTCGCCATCCCTGCTGCTGCAATGATGTTGTCAGCCTTGTGTTTCTCGTGTGGGTCGCCCTGCTACAAGAGAAAACAGAGCAAAACTGAGAAGCCTACTGGCAGCATGATCGACACCATTAGAGCAATTGGAAGGAAAATGATGGGCAGAAGTCTCCCTTTAACTGCAAATGACGAGCATTTGGCCGAGCTAGA GCTACAAGAGAAGGCTCCCATGGTCGACAATGGCCGCATTGGCGTTCTGCAGACAAACACTTGTAAAGGTATAATCTCAGGGGAAGATGCAAGGATTGTTCTCAGATTACTCCCCATTTGGGCAACATGCCTGATGTTCGCAGTCGTATTTCAACAACCCACCACTTTCTTCATCAAGCAAGGCATCACGATGAAGAGGAACATAGGAAGGAGCTTCGAAATCCCCCCGGCGACTCTCCAAAGTGTGATAACGATATCTATAATCCTGCTGATGCCGCTATACGATCCACTCCTCATTCCCTTAATCAAGAGAATCACAGGCAGTGAGCAAGGGATAAATACATTACAAAGAATATGCATTGGAATGTTTCTATCAATCATGGCGATGGTGATAGCAGCAATATTAGAGAACAAACGGCTTCAAATGCAGACGTTCGACAATGGAACAAGAGTCGACATCGTCCATATGAGTATATTCTGGTTGGTACCACAGTACATTTTATTGGGCATCTCAGACGTGTTCACCGTGGTGGGTATGCAGGAATTCTTCTACTCGCAGGTGCCGAGTAGAATGAGAACAATAGGAATAGCTCTATACACAAGCGTGTTTGGATTTGGGAGCTTCCTAAGTGCCATATTGATATCTATGATAGAACTGGGGACAAGGATGAGGGGACAGAGAAATTGGTTTTCAGATGATCTGAGTGAAGCAAGGCTAGATCTTTAtttttggcttctttctcttctaAGTACTTTGAGTATGGTGTTATTTATAAGTATGTCAAAGTATTACAGTCACAAGTATGCTTTGGCCAACAACAATTGTAAATGA